The segment tatttatgaccagAATTAGTCATATACCGGTTGGCCTAACTGCTTCGTAACAACTGGGTTAATAGTGTAGCAAAATTATATGTAATAAGTCAACCATTTTCTATTCTAAACGCAAACAAACATtcatgagaatatattttgaaatttacagaatcaatgactGAACTAGAACCTGCTTTGGCGAAATGTACGCCTACTGCACTAACCCTTTAGTAGTGCTAGCAATCAATACTCAAGTTCAGCTGATCACTGACACGAAGAATGCTATGCAAGCAACAAGAAATGCCGAAAAAGTCAATAAACTGCTTGTGTTAACACTTATTGGTTCGCTGTGAGCCATCGGAAGGGTCATCggctcgaatgcagcaattaccgaGGCAGTATTCTCCTCTATTCTGCATGCAAAATTGTCTCGCGCATCCTTGCAGGCTCCTTTGTTGGCAAATACCAGTGCAGTATTCGAGAGGGACACTCCACGACgcaccaaatgttcaccttgcgacaaatcctcgataactTCCGAGAATTCAGCTTCGCAGCAGCAACTGCAGAACTGGctgtttctaaaatatttaatttgcacTGTTAACAATTGATTACCAAcggaaattcaaaaattgtgtaTTTATTACTTACTAAACGTACTTAATCGGAGATGGCCAGTGATTATTCGCCACTATGCGTAGAAATcccacaacaaaaatagggccgaatgcaaaacaaaacacaaactgcgtataggctttttcatacagaagggccaaagcacaaaatgaaaactttgttgccagttttcacataaggctttttcaaatttgctttttaagactcataaagttttcaaatcgctatgatgtttggtattattatagatacttaaaaaagctttaaatataaccaaaaaaccagttttttaatattttgcacttgggccctattgaaatgttgctcttgaatattcgcgttgacgaacgtaagctgctgccacctccaaaagtttactgtaggggtgcaGCGGAATAGAAATTTCtgaaagagcgcaagagatcgaaacattttggcagattttcacccacacgtacatacgggaatttctatgagtgtgcaagagatcgtttaatgccgtcaacgcgaataggtGTCAGTTAGCTGGTCTGAAAGTGACGGGATTAAATACATATATTGATTGTTTGTAGTgttttaaacaattttatttcGCAGTACCTACTTGTAAAGAAATTTTTTAACAATATATAGAGCATCAAATGTTGTTAGATTAAACATTGGTCGGAATACACACCTAAAAATGCCATTAACAGCAGAACAAGCGATGCTACAAGTGCAGGTAAACTTTATTATATCCGCGagtaaatatttatttgcattaGTTTATTATACCATGTACTAGGAGCGCCTTCGTGCCCTGAAATCACTGatcattgaaattgaaaatgagCGCAAGAGAAATGAGCCGAATATAGTCAACTCCATTCGTTTAGCCAAGATGTCGAATGATGAAAAGTCATCATCTTTAAATCATAAACTTAAATCCGTTTACAAAATCGGCCTTCAAGATGCGATTCAAGAAGAGAATCTAATTCGTCAAGCATTGGCAAAAATCCAAGACATTCGCAATATACGCAATGAACGCCGGATTCAAGCGCGGAATGCCGGAAATAAGGAAACCATAAGAAGAGGAGCCCTAATGAAAATGTTACAAATTTCTGCTCAGACACTGCCTCTTTTTGTCAGCAAACCTGGCGAAAAAATTCCGGCACTTTGTGGAAGTATACCTGCAGATAACAGTTACGTGGCTAAACCAGGAGATATGGTTGCAGCACTTGTTAAGGGTCTTGAAGATGAAGAGAACTGGATCCTAGCAGAGGTCGTTCAATATATATCATCTGCCAATAAGTATGAAGTGGATGATATTGACGAGGAACAAAAGGATAGACACATTTTAAGCAAGCGGCGTATTGTACCCCTACCATTAATGCGAGCGAACCCGGAAACAGATGGTCAGGCCCTATTCTCTAAAGGCACCACCGTAATGGCCCTTTATCCACAAACTACATGTTTTTATAAAGCTGTAATCAATCAACTGCCTCAAACAGCAAACGAAGAATATGAAGTTCTTTTTGAAGATCCCACATATGCGGATGGTTATTCTCCACCATTGCACGTTGCTCAGCGATATGTGATTGCCattaagcaaaacaaaaaggTTAGCGCTAGCTCCTGACAGTCCTCTGTCCAGCAGACGTCAACTGCAAGCAGCTCTACTAGTGCGTCCACATCATCTGTTGGAAAATCGACTATTACACCTGCTACTGGACTTGTGAGTGGTTCAGCAGGATTGCCTGCTATCGGTGACTATAGTGGCAATTTCGTATCGAGTGGTTGTTTGTTACCACCCAAAGAGGAACATTTGATGGAACCATTTATGACTGATGGGCAGTTCTAAAGATGTACCGCATATCCATACTGATCAATTATATTACATTTATATTAATAAATACTCAAATATCACCAAACGCAAATGTATATCTATccctaaatatttaaaatgttgAAAGTATGGAGTATTTAGAGTCTTCTGTTGGTTAAATTCATCACCTTCACCTTGTATATTGGTCAGGACCGAATCAAATTAACCGCATGTTACGGTCTATCATTGATTAACCTTGCGTTTGGATAAAACCCCATCAACAGTGTCGTTTGTACGTCAGATATATTCGTTTTCCCGCACTATTCCAAGGAAATAATGAAAGATTTTTGGCGTTAATAACTCCGACAATTCAGAACGGTTAGTTTGTATATAATCAATCGATTCATAAAAGCAGGGTCAGGCGGAGCAAAGCGTGTCACCTAAGATCAAACTTTGCTTGTTTTGACAATATCAGTATTTTAACCGCAATGCGCCTTGAGCAATGGTCGAAATGTTTCGCGGCagaatatgttttttttttttctattttttcaggGACTTGAAAAAGATTTTATTTCTGGCAGCGAAAAGGCTCCGGAGTAAAGTATGTCCTATAGTCTTATATATGATAAAttaaagtttattttatttattttttttgttcgtgCAGATTCAAAATTAAACTACGTATCTTATTCTAGTTTAAAAAGTAGTTATTCTAATTTAAAAGTAGTGACTACATTAAATACTCTTAGACAGGAGTTTTATGAACCATTATGTTCATAACTAGTAGGTTTCGCCGAAGGACATTGAAGTTGATTTGCTGCAACAACTCAGAATAATTAATATTTCCTTCTATGACGtcaaatacaaatatttgctGATATTTGCGGGTTGATAGTTTCCAGGCCAATGAGCTTGCAACGGGAAGGGTAGTCAGGCATGTTTACCGGGTCATTTCCATAGGAGTCCTCGTAGCGCGTACCggataaatttttttatcatttagCAAAATTAAAACAACTGCAATTGCAATCAGTACTATactattgcggagtttccacctatttcgAGTCCcaagcgaaaattattagcttggttattttctgcgtttaccacacatgtttgcaatttagcaatttgaaccatcagtttttcgttattgcctctcCACTGCATCCCTTGCTTGAAAAGCTTATTTttaatgtatttagtaagtacaggataattattattaaaaaacgaatttgcgtacGATTCGTAAAgttgctgccaggtgcaatatCTTATCTGGCATATAATGATTATACTGATGGTGACTCGACTGTCTGCAAATGACGAGTgagtttgtttcgttttgatcGTGAACTGCTATGGCCGTTGTTCTCCCGCGCTAGCCACTTGACAGTGACTGAGTCTAGTCGAGTTGCTCGACCTGACTTACATATGGTCCTATTACATAGGCCTtgtcgagcaactcgactcgagTCTCGAGGGTCAAGCGCGGGAAAAATATGCAGTTTagcgaccaaaacaaagcaaactcaAGCACCATTTGCTGACAGttgagtcactagctttttagtGGTCGACTCATTCGaattactcgacaaaatcgtgtCGCATGTCACTTATGCGATATGCCTATAGTTTCTAAGCATATTCAAACTACGATTTTTGTTGAATTCggtggaaaataaaacaaaataaaacacatAAGATAAGAAAGTGATATTTTTCTACAGTACAGTAACAcccaattattttttaatgacagATTCATATTCTTTATATTttgtaatataaaaagttttcttaatttactttgttttatGTATCTTTCATAAATCTTCCTAGTCGTTTTTTGTTGCTCCTTATTTTTTTGTAGTGGGCTCTCCGTGtcctcttttcttttcgatTGCATATCTTTTTTTCAAACACTTGTCTTCTTTTCTCGACtcattattttttaacaaataatgGCGGATCGTAAGTTAGATTTCCCATCTTTTACGTTTTTTTgcaatctttttatttttttttgttttaaagtgcCATCTTTTTGCGCCATGTCTTTTTTGCTTTGATCCgcatctttttgttgtttttttttgtggaaatatatatattttgaaGTGTTGTGGCATTTCACTCTTTAGGTGTTCCGTTTTGAACTGCTTCAAAAAACATTATTCATGCCGGCGATTACTGGACAATGGCTTGCGGTTAGTGATCTGTTTATGTGGGAAATTTGAATTTGCATCTGAGGCAAACTGTGGCCTTCTTTTTACTTATTGAGAATATGCGAAGACAAATAATGTTTTTTGAATAGACATTATTTTGACAATTTATATTTTCAATCTGTAAAACAGCGGATAAAACAATATACTAATCTGAAGAAAAAATTGGGAAGGGCAGAAATTATTATGTAATAGAATGGATATGAACTATGTAAGATTAAATTTTTTTGCTAAAATTGCGAATATAACTATGTATTGCGATAATGAAAGGATGATCAGAAAAAGCAGTAGGAAGTCCCACTTGTACATTATTAAGTCCTCTCCTCTGGATATTGTCGGGCTCGATTCCCGATCAGACTGAGGATCTTTTCgagctgaaatttttttcaattgacACTAAGGTGCACCTAAGGTGTTCGtctcacaaaataaaataaaaagaacgAAAAGTGATATAGGTCATCTATAGATTGGCATTATTTTGCCAAATATCTCGAATGGTTGAAAATACCATGGACCGCGGTTAATGTGACCATCTTTGatatgaacatttttaatctgaactgttctgttcagaTCTGGTCTGTTTTTTTAGCTCGGGTTCTCCAAAATGTTCCGGAAAGATTAATCCATTGGATATATGTCAGGATATTTGgccggtgttaagtcagaccgaacgaagtgacaaaactctgatttcgagaaaaacgcgttcaaagtttgctgctctgtatggtttatagctatcaatcactcgaaatcatctcataactctggcggtttgcaacatttatgtagtctctgattagagtaaaatgtagcttaaaaaattcttgatcgtttgctgtaattaatttttttaaattttgtgacttggtccggtctgatttaatacCGACCAGTTAACGGTGTCAAAACCGTTATTTGTGGACGATATGGCTTCCTGGTGACCAACCGACGGCTCAATTTCTTGTATGAACTTTCGGTCAAGTAAGCCCTATCGTTTTGAATGTTACTccattgaaatatttttcacGCCAGAAAACAAGATATGCGGAAATCGACCGCTTTCGATCAAGTGAAGCAATGCCTTTGCTCTCTAACTTATTGCTGTTTCGGTGTAAGATCATGCGCATCTTGAAACTTGTAAGAGTTGGCTTgagcttcccaggtaaccaaaaagcattaccaatgctatttaCATGCAAGCCAACAAgtatttaagtcaccttaagtGCTATTTAAATGCATGTTACCAGCCGACAagatttaaaatagaattttgcaTGCCAATTTAT is part of the Sabethes cyaneus chromosome 2, idSabCyanKW18_F2, whole genome shotgun sequence genome and harbors:
- the LOC128737444 gene encoding SAGA-associated factor 29 isoform X1, with the protein product MPLTAEQAMLQVQERLRALKSLIIEIENERKRNEPNIVNSIRLAKMSNDEKSSSLNHKLKSVYKIGLQDAIQEENLIRQALAKIQDIRNIRNERRIQARNAGNKETIRRGALMKMLQISAQTLPLFVSKPGEKIPALCGSIPADNSYVAKPGDMVAALVKGLEDEENWILAEVVQYISSANKYEVDDIDEEQKDRHILSKRRIVPLPLMRANPETDGQALFSKGTTVMALYPQTTCFYKAVINQLPQTANEEYEVLFEDPTYADGYSPPLHVAQRYVIAIKQNKKVSASS
- the LOC128737444 gene encoding SAGA-associated factor 29 isoform X2, whose translation is MSNDEKSSSLNHKLKSVYKIGLQDAIQEENLIRQALAKIQDIRNIRNERRIQARNAGNKETIRRGALMKMLQISAQTLPLFVSKPGEKIPALCGSIPADNSYVAKPGDMVAALVKGLEDEENWILAEVVQYISSANKYEVDDIDEEQKDRHILSKRRIVPLPLMRANPETDGQALFSKGTTVMALYPQTTCFYKAVINQLPQTANEEYEVLFEDPTYADGYSPPLHVAQRYVIAIKQNKKVSASS